The following coding sequences lie in one Candidatus Nitrospira allomarina genomic window:
- a CDS encoding ABC transporter ATP-binding protein, which produces MMDSGNVLPGPAYALRDVTFGYGTRFRDHSEPVLKAVTCSIDSGKILGILGPNGSGKSTLLKLLAKVFHPRSGTIELFGNPISVLSQAEVARQVALVPQETMQIFPFTIAEMVLMGRFPHHRGWGGWHWEDSDDWQIAHQAMEDLDVTHLGSRLVTDVSGGERQRAVIARALTQEPQILLLDEPTAFLDLHHQLDIARILRRLNRERALTVILVSHDLNLASQYCDRLMLLHHGQIVKVGSPLEVLRPDLLESVYGCPVLIDGHPQSGLPRVSLPV; this is translated from the coding sequence ATGATGGACTCCGGAAATGTACTCCCTGGGCCGGCGTACGCTCTTCGAGACGTGACCTTTGGCTATGGCACCCGTTTCCGCGATCACTCGGAGCCGGTATTGAAGGCCGTCACATGCTCGATCGATTCCGGAAAAATCCTTGGAATTCTTGGCCCCAATGGTTCCGGAAAAAGTACGTTACTGAAGCTCCTCGCGAAAGTTTTCCATCCCCGGTCCGGTACGATTGAGTTGTTCGGGAATCCCATTTCAGTTCTGTCCCAGGCTGAGGTAGCCAGGCAAGTGGCCCTGGTTCCGCAGGAGACCATGCAGATTTTTCCCTTTACCATCGCAGAAATGGTGCTGATGGGACGATTTCCTCACCATCGGGGGTGGGGTGGCTGGCATTGGGAGGATTCGGATGACTGGCAAATCGCGCATCAGGCTATGGAAGACCTGGATGTTACGCACCTGGGGTCCAGGCTGGTCACGGATGTGTCGGGAGGTGAACGTCAGCGGGCAGTGATTGCCCGTGCCCTTACTCAGGAGCCTCAGATCTTGCTTTTGGACGAGCCGACCGCTTTTTTGGATTTGCACCATCAGTTGGATATTGCGCGAATTCTTCGGCGGCTCAATAGGGAGCGTGCCCTCACGGTGATTCTGGTGTCTCATGATTTGAATCTGGCGAGTCAATACTGTGATCGACTGATGTTGTTACACCATGGACAGATTGTGAAGGTTGGATCTCCTTTAGAAGTCCTGCGTCCTGACCTGTTGGAATCGGTGTACGGGTGCCCGGTTCTTATCGATGGTCATCCTCAATCAGGTTTACCCCGCGTGTCGTTGCCGGTGTAA
- a CDS encoding TonB-dependent receptor plug domain-containing protein — protein sequence MFSGFPRSYFLVVCCRSLGLFVINLFFPIMVSAADSHHSEPVTELDPMVVTATKTPVPLSQVTSAVEVITEESMQRRHSRTLVDAISLSQGVSTFSSGGPGTNNTVRIRGGSSAQTLVLIDGAIVNSATLGEFNFGTVTTDNIESVTVLRGAQSMLWGSDAAGGVVDIRTKRGTGEPVARIFSEYGSYNSIREGGSFAGQMGLVDFSATLTRWDMTKFSSVNYRRGATERDAFRNWQASSLLGVKGPWDGRLELAFRWINNDIDLDSPSTFGGPFDVFKAKSANEQFIYSGSYHQPITDWWDQKITFAHAQERLITQAGDNQRSITTGLESTPGAFNNSDIRTKSNRIEWQSNFKIGKPLLLTVGYQYREQIGENKGTFSEKTLSSNAGFAQLQLNLFDRFFATGGFRQDSYNSFGDATTYRVTGAYLLKETGTKLRTSYATGFRAPSINELFFPNFGNPNLKPEKSQSFDIGIDQQFWDKRVTISGGYFWNRYRQLIVTAFDPAGCASLSPFGFCAQNIGSAKSQGWEGSAKLVLAEGLPYMKLLDLQGQYTYTITRDLETGARLPRWPVHQGSVVVTYQPINPLRMTTTFRYVGSRFNTTGDQQPLPDFYVINFSVSYDITPSLQGYVRVDNILNRHYEEVLYFGTPVRSVFGGVRVTFDLPVSKPSSASGNS from the coding sequence ATGTTTTCAGGGTTTCCGCGTTCATATTTTCTCGTCGTTTGTTGTCGAAGTTTGGGATTGTTCGTCATAAATCTATTCTTTCCAATCATGGTATCGGCAGCGGATTCTCACCATTCTGAGCCTGTCACGGAATTAGACCCCATGGTGGTGACGGCTACGAAGACGCCAGTTCCTCTTAGCCAGGTCACGAGTGCAGTTGAGGTCATCACAGAAGAGAGCATGCAACGCCGACACAGTCGAACGCTTGTGGATGCCATCAGTTTGAGCCAGGGTGTGTCGACGTTTTCCTCCGGTGGACCAGGCACGAACAATACGGTGAGGATTCGCGGAGGGAGTTCCGCTCAAACGTTGGTGCTGATTGATGGGGCCATTGTGAACAGTGCGACACTCGGGGAGTTTAATTTTGGTACCGTGACCACGGACAACATCGAATCCGTGACCGTCTTGCGCGGGGCGCAGAGCATGCTGTGGGGTTCTGATGCTGCCGGTGGGGTGGTCGACATTCGAACCAAGCGAGGTACGGGTGAGCCGGTTGCCAGAATCTTTTCAGAGTATGGGTCCTATAATTCGATTCGAGAAGGAGGAAGTTTTGCCGGACAAATGGGACTGGTAGACTTTTCTGCCACGTTGACGCGGTGGGATATGACCAAATTTTCTTCGGTGAATTACCGGCGTGGGGCAACTGAACGGGATGCGTTTCGTAATTGGCAGGCGTCTTCGTTGTTAGGGGTGAAGGGGCCGTGGGACGGGCGGTTGGAATTGGCGTTCCGCTGGATCAACAACGACATCGATCTCGATAGTCCCAGTACATTCGGCGGTCCTTTCGATGTATTCAAAGCGAAATCCGCGAATGAACAATTTATTTATAGCGGGAGTTATCATCAACCGATCACTGACTGGTGGGACCAGAAGATTACCTTCGCGCATGCCCAGGAAAGGTTAATCACTCAGGCCGGGGATAACCAACGTAGCATTACCACCGGGTTGGAGAGTACGCCTGGAGCGTTTAATAATTCAGATATTCGAACCAAAAGCAATCGGATTGAATGGCAGAGTAATTTCAAAATCGGGAAGCCTCTCCTTTTGACCGTTGGTTATCAATACCGAGAACAAATTGGAGAAAATAAAGGCACGTTTTCTGAAAAAACGCTTTCAAGTAATGCCGGATTTGCACAGCTCCAATTGAATTTGTTTGACCGGTTTTTTGCCACCGGGGGATTCCGACAGGATTCCTATAATAGCTTTGGCGATGCGACGACCTATCGTGTGACAGGGGCGTATCTTCTCAAAGAAACCGGCACGAAACTTCGGACCAGTTATGCCACCGGATTTCGAGCTCCATCGATAAATGAATTATTTTTCCCGAATTTCGGGAACCCGAATCTCAAGCCGGAAAAAAGTCAAAGCTTCGATATCGGAATCGATCAACAATTTTGGGACAAGCGAGTTACGATAAGTGGTGGATATTTCTGGAACCGCTATCGGCAACTTATTGTTACGGCGTTTGACCCTGCAGGCTGTGCATCACTCAGCCCTTTTGGGTTTTGCGCACAGAACATCGGGTCCGCGAAAAGTCAGGGGTGGGAGGGGAGCGCGAAACTTGTCCTGGCTGAAGGGCTTCCCTATATGAAGTTGCTGGATCTTCAGGGACAATACACCTATACGATCACGAGAGACCTGGAGACGGGAGCCCGGCTGCCTCGTTGGCCGGTTCACCAAGGGAGCGTTGTGGTGACCTATCAACCCATCAATCCCTTGAGGATGACCACAACCTTCCGCTATGTGGGTTCTCGATTTAATACAACTGGCGATCAACAGCCACTCCCGGATTTTTATGTCATCAACTTCTCCGTGTCGTATGACATTACGCCTTCCCTGCAAGGGTATGTCCGTGTAGACAATATTCTGAACCGGCATTATGAAGAAGTGCTGTACTTCGGCACTCCGGTGCGGTCGGTGTTCGGAGGTGTTCGAGTGACGTTTGATCTACCGGTTTCAAAGCCTTCCAGTGCGAGCGGAAACTCATGA
- a CDS encoding cobyrinate a,c-diamide synthase, which yields MSFPRLVIAGTHSGVGKTTVTLALLAAFRALGRTVQPFKVGPDFLDPGHHQLASGRESRNLDGWMLGAVLNRTIFQEAAHGADLSIIEGMMGLFDGSSPVKETGSTAELAHQLNAPILLVVDGSAMARSAAAMVYGYAKFDSSLQVAGVIFNRLNSEGHFLLLKEAVEQETRIPVVGYLRTDSDVTIGDRHLGLRTALENSRNEWYSKLGELASATIDLVRVERLAQASPDMPVTNSGRPAKNSRPVNRSVRVGVAFDPAFCFYYPENLQLLQAAGGELVRFSPMHDAALPDVDLVYLGGGYPEIYADVLQRNMAMRQSIQAFAARGGVVYAECGGLMYLAKTLSDFDGTVYDMVGVIPAETAMSRTQMTLGYRELTVACGGPLGEQGVRIRGHEFHYSTLHPKGDLKFLGHLTDAQGRDRGGDGIAVGNVIALYTHLHFSSHPHVPSALIEAASGETAMRGSKL from the coding sequence ATGAGCTTTCCGAGGCTCGTCATTGCGGGCACCCATAGTGGCGTCGGCAAAACGACGGTGACGTTAGCCTTGTTGGCTGCCTTTCGGGCTCTGGGTCGCACGGTTCAACCGTTTAAAGTCGGGCCGGATTTTCTGGATCCAGGGCATCATCAGTTGGCCAGTGGCCGGGAATCCCGGAACCTGGACGGGTGGATGCTCGGGGCAGTATTGAACCGAACGATTTTTCAAGAAGCGGCTCATGGAGCCGACCTCTCGATCATTGAAGGCATGATGGGTCTCTTTGATGGAAGTTCTCCGGTCAAGGAAACGGGGAGCACGGCTGAATTGGCTCACCAACTGAATGCGCCGATTCTCCTGGTCGTGGATGGGAGTGCCATGGCCCGCTCGGCAGCCGCAATGGTCTATGGCTATGCAAAGTTCGATTCTTCCTTGCAGGTGGCCGGTGTGATATTTAACCGCCTTAACAGTGAAGGCCATTTCCTGTTATTAAAAGAGGCCGTAGAACAAGAAACCCGTATTCCGGTTGTGGGGTATCTTCGCACTGATTCGGATGTGACTATAGGTGATCGGCATTTGGGATTACGGACGGCATTGGAAAATTCCAGGAATGAATGGTATTCCAAACTCGGTGAATTGGCTTCCGCAACAATCGATCTGGTTCGCGTTGAACGGTTAGCTCAGGCCAGTCCGGACATGCCCGTCACAAATTCCGGTAGGCCGGCTAAAAACTCCAGGCCGGTGAATCGATCTGTAAGAGTCGGAGTGGCTTTTGATCCGGCTTTTTGCTTTTACTATCCGGAGAACCTTCAACTCCTTCAAGCGGCAGGTGGGGAGTTGGTCCGGTTTTCTCCCATGCATGATGCGGCACTTCCCGATGTGGATCTGGTGTATCTGGGAGGAGGCTATCCGGAGATTTACGCGGACGTGTTACAACGGAACATGGCCATGCGTCAGTCTATTCAGGCATTTGCGGCAAGGGGCGGAGTGGTCTATGCAGAATGTGGCGGTTTGATGTATTTGGCAAAAACCCTCAGTGATTTTGATGGAACGGTGTACGACATGGTCGGAGTGATCCCGGCTGAAACGGCCATGAGCCGGACCCAGATGACTTTGGGGTATCGTGAGTTGACCGTGGCTTGCGGAGGACCTCTTGGAGAACAAGGAGTACGGATTCGTGGGCATGAGTTTCACTATTCGACCCTTCACCCCAAGGGAGATCTGAAATTTCTCGGTCATCTTACTGACGCGCAGGGACGGGACCGGGGAGGAGATGGTATTGCGGTAGGGAATGTCATCGCCCTGTATACCCATTTGCATTTTTCCAGTCACCCCCATGTTCCTTCGGCTTTGATCGAAGCGGCAAGCGGTGAAACTGCGATGAGAGGGAGTAAACTATGA
- the cobO gene encoding cob(I)yrinic acid a,c-diamide adenosyltransferase, with product MSDQVHQARMERLKSSVDRRIAAAQEEKGLLMVHTGAGKGKTTAALGMAIRCLGHGMNVAVVQFIKGAIDTAEERILKSFGQQVVFLRMGEGYTWETQDRERDAQVAQKAWAEVETILQDPFFGMVILDELNIAIHHEYVSLEQVLKAVTQRPPTLHVVITGRGAKPELIEAADLVSEMKMIKHPFRNGIKAQKGVEF from the coding sequence ATGAGCGATCAAGTGCATCAGGCCCGCATGGAACGGTTGAAGTCCTCTGTGGATCGACGAATTGCTGCGGCACAGGAAGAAAAGGGTCTCTTAATGGTTCACACGGGTGCAGGCAAAGGAAAAACCACCGCGGCTTTGGGTATGGCCATCCGATGCCTCGGACATGGCATGAACGTGGCGGTCGTGCAATTTATCAAAGGGGCCATAGATACTGCGGAAGAACGAATACTGAAGAGCTTCGGCCAGCAGGTGGTATTTCTTCGAATGGGTGAAGGGTATACCTGGGAAACCCAGGATCGGGAACGGGATGCACAGGTGGCTCAAAAGGCATGGGCAGAAGTCGAAACGATTCTTCAAGATCCATTCTTTGGCATGGTCATTCTGGATGAACTGAATATCGCCATCCATCATGAATATGTTTCGCTTGAACAAGTGCTGAAGGCCGTGACTCAGCGTCCTCCCACACTTCATGTGGTCATTACCGGACGGGGTGCGAAACCGGAGCTTATCGAAGCCGCCGACCTGGTTTCGGAAATGAAGATGATTAAGCATCCCTTTCGCAATGGCATCAAGGCTCAAAAAGGAGTCGAATTTTGA
- the bluB gene encoding 5,6-dimethylbenzimidazole synthase, which translates to MKQSISQNGGGFSAEEREAVYRAIFERRDVRRDFLSDSIPDHILQRLLLASHHAGSVGFMQPWDFLVIRRPETKQAVKDLFLQANKEAALRYEGPEADLYRGLKLEGIQEAPVNICVTCSRDRGGPSVLGRATAPETDLYSTCCAIQNLWLAARAEGIGVGWVSILDYDLLKKVLGIPPAVWVVAYLCVGYVKGFAHQPDLEKAGWRKRMSLEELVHYERWGKRGGDESAISGPDLKSE; encoded by the coding sequence TTGAAACAGAGTATCTCTCAAAACGGGGGGGGCTTTTCCGCTGAAGAGCGAGAAGCCGTCTATCGTGCAATATTTGAACGACGGGATGTTCGCCGGGATTTTCTTTCTGATTCGATTCCCGATCATATTCTTCAACGGCTGTTATTGGCCTCTCATCATGCGGGTTCTGTGGGATTTATGCAGCCATGGGATTTTCTGGTCATTCGTCGCCCCGAGACCAAACAAGCCGTTAAAGATCTATTCCTTCAGGCGAATAAAGAGGCGGCTCTTCGATATGAAGGACCGGAAGCCGATCTGTACCGTGGACTTAAGCTGGAGGGCATTCAGGAAGCTCCCGTGAATATCTGTGTGACCTGTTCCCGGGACCGGGGTGGCCCATCCGTGTTAGGTCGTGCCACGGCTCCCGAAACCGATTTGTATAGTACATGCTGTGCCATTCAAAACCTCTGGCTTGCGGCACGAGCCGAAGGTATTGGGGTCGGTTGGGTGTCCATTCTGGATTATGATCTTTTAAAGAAAGTCTTAGGCATTCCTCCAGCTGTTTGGGTGGTTGCCTACTTGTGTGTTGGATATGTGAAGGGCTTTGCTCATCAACCGGATCTTGAAAAAGCAGGATGGCGGAAACGAATGTCACTTGAGGAACTCGTGCATTATGAAAGGTGGGGAAAGCGGGGTGGTGATGAATCCGCCATTTCTGGTCCCGACCTCAAGTCCGAATAA
- a CDS encoding adenosylcobinamide amidohydrolase, giving the protein MISPLQIDLRPNCLIARFPGMFTCLSWAPWNGGEASASGVANFQVGRNGSSPAATPAEDLGILLKAHSLIPEETIGLMTAATVGAFANRFLYSSGAWVHVLVTVGLSNARSILDEADVELGHQTRSSGTVNVVVATNALPTIAGRIEAIHIASSAKTAAFRDRGVTSRKSNLPADLTGTDCLVVGASGEIEEDHCGLHTVLGEMIARAVYTSVSEGIAKSRKAEVLRSYNY; this is encoded by the coding sequence ATGATCTCTCCACTTCAGATCGATCTGCGACCCAATTGTCTGATTGCCCGGTTTCCAGGGATGTTCACGTGTTTGAGTTGGGCGCCCTGGAATGGTGGGGAAGCTTCCGCTTCCGGGGTCGCCAATTTTCAAGTAGGCCGTAACGGATCTTCCCCGGCGGCCACGCCGGCGGAAGATTTGGGGATTTTATTGAAAGCCCACTCTCTTATTCCCGAAGAGACCATCGGATTAATGACTGCTGCGACTGTGGGTGCATTTGCCAACCGTTTTCTCTATTCATCGGGGGCCTGGGTGCATGTCCTTGTGACTGTCGGATTATCGAATGCCCGCTCCATCCTTGACGAGGCCGATGTTGAGCTGGGACATCAAACCCGTTCTTCCGGGACGGTCAATGTGGTGGTGGCGACCAATGCCCTTCCCACAATTGCCGGACGTATCGAGGCGATACATATTGCCTCCTCAGCAAAAACCGCAGCGTTTCGAGATCGCGGTGTCACCAGTCGCAAGTCCAATCTTCCTGCGGACCTCACAGGTACCGATTGTCTCGTGGTAGGGGCCAGCGGTGAAATTGAAGAAGATCATTGTGGCCTTCACACGGTTCTCGGGGAAATGATTGCTCGTGCCGTATATACGTCGGTGTCAGAAGGGATCGCGAAAAGCAGGAAGGCTGAGGTCTTGAGGTCGTATAATTATTAA
- a CDS encoding cob(I)yrinic acid a,c-diamide adenosyltransferase, with protein sequence MRISKVYTRTGDAGKTRLAGGQEVWKDSVRVEAYGTVDELNSMLGLARVANGQAGTNVEVSERMGTILKWVQNKLFDLGGILATAQGESFPNMPTVTSEDVAHLEHLIDECQKDLTPLKEFILPGGGQLAALLHVARTIGRRAERLCVTLSKEESIDKELVIFLNRLSDALFVFARWVSKKQGEAEFLWEREPATSQKT encoded by the coding sequence ATGAGGATATCTAAAGTGTATACCCGTACAGGTGATGCGGGGAAAACTCGATTGGCCGGCGGGCAGGAGGTCTGGAAAGATTCCGTTCGGGTGGAAGCCTACGGCACGGTGGATGAATTGAATTCAATGCTTGGCTTGGCTCGTGTGGCGAATGGACAAGCCGGAACCAATGTTGAGGTGTCTGAGCGTATGGGCACCATCTTAAAGTGGGTGCAAAATAAATTGTTTGATTTGGGTGGGATCCTCGCCACAGCCCAGGGGGAATCGTTTCCGAATATGCCGACTGTGACATCGGAAGATGTCGCCCACTTGGAACATCTTATCGATGAGTGCCAAAAAGATCTGACGCCATTGAAGGAATTTATTTTGCCTGGCGGAGGGCAACTCGCCGCATTACTGCATGTGGCCCGTACAATCGGTCGTCGTGCTGAACGGCTTTGCGTCACCCTGTCGAAGGAAGAATCAATTGACAAGGAATTGGTCATTTTTCTCAATCGGCTGAGTGACGCGTTGTTTGTGTTTGCGCGTTGGGTCTCGAAAAAGCAGGGAGAAGCTGAATTTCTGTGGGAACGGGAACCGGCAACCTCTCAAAAGACGTAA
- the cobU gene encoding bifunctional adenosylcobinamide kinase/adenosylcobinamide-phosphate guanylyltransferase — translation MRSVRQPHQRSARDSFFSPVAVSGPRLAQKKTHVPSKLIFVLGGARSGKSSFALQQGKVKAPRAFVATGEPFDLEMAGRIQKHQRSRGRGWVTIEIPTRISEWLAEQGSGYPSIVVDCLTLWLNNLLRDKVRPSQIPTHVRAFLRAARACPGQIVVVSNELGLGLVPGDAISRSFRDVAGRTNQLVAAEADEVYFLVSGLPLRLK, via the coding sequence ATGCGTTCCGTCCGTCAACCACATCAGCGTTCGGCGAGAGATTCGTTCTTTTCGCCGGTAGCTGTTTCCGGTCCTCGCCTGGCCCAGAAAAAAACTCATGTGCCGTCAAAGCTGATTTTTGTCCTTGGAGGGGCGCGGTCGGGGAAAAGTTCTTTTGCCTTACAACAGGGAAAGGTCAAAGCCCCTCGGGCATTCGTTGCAACGGGAGAGCCGTTCGACCTGGAAATGGCCGGTCGAATTCAGAAACATCAGCGGTCGCGGGGCCGTGGTTGGGTGACCATTGAAATTCCTACCAGGATTTCCGAATGGTTGGCCGAGCAGGGATCAGGCTATCCCAGTATAGTTGTGGATTGTTTAACACTGTGGCTGAATAATCTCTTGCGAGATAAGGTGCGACCTTCGCAAATCCCAACGCATGTCAGGGCCTTCCTTCGGGCGGCTCGCGCCTGTCCCGGTCAGATTGTCGTAGTCAGTAATGAGTTGGGTCTCGGGTTGGTGCCCGGGGATGCGATCAGCCGATCATTTCGAGATGTGGCAGGCCGGACGAATCAACTGGTTGCGGCTGAAGCTGATGAAGTCTATTTTCTGGTGAGTGGGCTGCCCCTCAGACTGAAGTAA
- the cobT gene encoding nicotinate-nucleotide--dimethylbenzimidazole phosphoribosyltransferase, with protein sequence MSYSSPFIQETLSAIQPVSQAGLCRAQALWDRLTKPQGSLGRLESLGAQYVAITLSLPVNKPDAMMFVLAADHGVTGEGVSAYPSSVTVQMVKNFLQGGAAINVLARQIGTQVRVVDMGVQEDMGAPPGLWVRKVGLGTRNMCEGPAMSREQAIQSVEEGIRLVQEAYADGIRLIGIGEMGIGNTTISSAITAVMTRHPVADVTGKGTGVDALQLAKKIQVIERSIQHNAPDGQDPLDVLAKVGGFEIGGLVGILLGGAACRVPVVLDGFITGAAALLAVALEPRCHAYMIPSHVSAEPGHRLAMDSLGFRPLLDLDLRLGEGTGACLAIGLLQSSLACLTQMATFESAGVDEAVRPFPEMA encoded by the coding sequence ATGAGCTATTCTTCTCCGTTCATTCAGGAAACTCTCTCGGCGATTCAACCGGTCTCACAGGCAGGTCTGTGTCGCGCCCAAGCGTTATGGGACCGACTGACGAAACCTCAGGGCAGCCTTGGCCGGCTTGAGTCCTTAGGGGCTCAATACGTGGCGATAACCCTGTCGCTTCCCGTAAACAAACCGGATGCGATGATGTTTGTTCTGGCTGCCGATCATGGTGTGACAGGAGAAGGGGTGAGCGCGTATCCCTCATCCGTCACGGTACAAATGGTCAAGAATTTTTTGCAAGGCGGGGCCGCGATTAATGTTCTAGCTCGTCAGATTGGAACCCAGGTTCGCGTGGTGGATATGGGCGTTCAAGAGGACATGGGTGCACCACCCGGTTTGTGGGTGAGAAAGGTCGGGTTGGGAACCCGCAATATGTGTGAAGGCCCTGCCATGAGTCGTGAACAAGCCATCCAAAGTGTGGAAGAAGGTATCCGTCTTGTCCAGGAAGCCTATGCTGACGGGATCCGGTTAATCGGAATCGGAGAAATGGGCATTGGGAATACCACCATCAGCAGTGCCATTACAGCAGTCATGACGCGTCATCCTGTGGCCGACGTGACCGGGAAAGGCACAGGAGTTGATGCGTTGCAATTGGCGAAAAAGATTCAGGTGATTGAGCGGAGCATTCAACACAATGCACCGGACGGTCAGGATCCTTTGGATGTGCTGGCGAAGGTGGGAGGATTTGAAATCGGCGGATTGGTAGGAATTCTTTTGGGCGGGGCGGCATGTCGCGTGCCTGTGGTCCTGGATGGATTCATTACCGGAGCTGCTGCCTTGCTGGCCGTCGCCCTGGAACCCCGTTGCCATGCCTACATGATCCCTTCCCATGTCTCGGCGGAACCCGGACATCGTTTGGCCATGGACTCGTTAGGGTTTCGCCCGCTGTTGGATTTGGATCTTCGGCTTGGGGAGGGCACAGGAGCCTGTTTGGCTATCGGATTGCTTCAATCGAGTTTGGCCTGTTTAACGCAAATGGCTACATTTGAAAGTGCGGGCGTGGATGAGGCCGTACGACCCTTTCCGGAAATGGCATGA
- the cobS gene encoding adenosylcobinamide-GDP ribazoletransferase, producing MRSLWASFSLAWHLLTTIPLPGGSGTNIPLETFGASLRWFPFIGFLLGASLVMIDRLLESVFPPVLLNMVMLTLYVLVTGGLHLDGWADTVDALSGGRDPDHRLMILRDSRIGALGATGLLVILGLRYAGLLALPVGFREGMLFCMPAIGRWAMVIGCWGVVYPRSEGLAAQFIRTVTWRDVLAATTVVGLGLWGMFDAVTAAMLMIVVCLVIRSVVWWISKKFGGITGDVLGAMNEGIEVLFLILGPVLLVYSEFGE from the coding sequence ATGAGGAGTTTATGGGCTTCGTTTTCTTTGGCGTGGCACCTTCTGACAACCATTCCTCTTCCAGGAGGTTCGGGTACGAATATTCCATTAGAGACGTTTGGAGCTTCCCTTCGCTGGTTTCCGTTTATTGGATTTTTGCTTGGCGCGAGCCTTGTCATGATCGATCGATTATTGGAGAGCGTCTTTCCTCCCGTACTTTTGAATATGGTGATGCTGACTCTCTACGTGCTGGTCACGGGAGGTCTCCATCTCGATGGGTGGGCCGATACGGTTGATGCTCTTTCAGGGGGAAGGGATCCTGATCATCGGTTGATGATTCTCCGGGATTCCCGAATCGGCGCCCTTGGGGCCACAGGGTTGCTGGTGATTCTTGGGCTTCGCTATGCCGGACTTCTGGCCCTGCCTGTAGGTTTTCGAGAGGGCATGTTGTTCTGTATGCCGGCTATCGGGCGATGGGCGATGGTGATCGGTTGCTGGGGTGTTGTCTATCCACGATCGGAAGGGTTGGCTGCGCAGTTTATTCGGACGGTGACGTGGCGCGATGTTCTGGCGGCTACAACGGTTGTGGGATTGGGGTTGTGGGGAATGTTCGATGCGGTCACAGCGGCTATGCTGATGATAGTCGTGTGCCTTGTGATTCGATCTGTAGTCTGGTGGATCTCCAAAAAGTTTGGCGGTATCACGGGAGATGTGCTGGGAGCGATGAATGAGGGGATCGAAGTGCTCTTTCTGATCTTGGGTCCGGTCCTCCTCGTGTATTCAGAGTTTGGGGAATAA
- a CDS encoding cysteine-rich CWC family protein, producing the protein MTRTYPKQCERCGRAFECGLSRCWCKDVPVSDAQYDSIAKRYDDCVCPTCLAELTENISAPSGSKFPG; encoded by the coding sequence ATGACACGAACCTATCCTAAACAGTGCGAACGTTGCGGTCGAGCTTTTGAGTGCGGACTCTCCCGATGTTGGTGTAAAGATGTCCCCGTGAGCGATGCCCAATATGACAGCATCGCGAAACGTTATGATGACTGCGTGTGTCCGACCTGTCTTGCAGAATTGACTGAAAACATCTCTGCCCCTTCCGGTTCAAAATTCCCGGGTTAA